Proteins encoded together in one Aminipila butyrica window:
- a CDS encoding CinA family protein: MMSEWQIKRGLPVEAIELAINGEPLKVEKSSRQGFAAELPVQVGGMLLERGLTIASAESCTGGMFAQTLTDIPGISAVFDRGIVTYSNRAKMEELGVRQGTLAQYGAVSAQTAVEMAEGIQRVAGTRIGVSVTGVAGPGGGSAEKPVGLVYVCAVLDERRLCRELRLNGDRTANRTASMYHMFHMIGELIKLKG; this comes from the coding sequence ATGATGAGTGAATGGCAAATCAAAAGAGGGCTACCAGTGGAGGCTATAGAGCTGGCCATCAACGGGGAGCCGCTAAAAGTAGAAAAAAGCAGTCGTCAGGGGTTTGCGGCGGAGTTACCTGTTCAGGTGGGCGGGATGCTGTTGGAGCGGGGGCTGACTATTGCCAGTGCGGAGTCCTGCACCGGAGGTATGTTTGCTCAAACGTTGACGGATATTCCAGGAATTTCGGCGGTTTTTGACCGAGGCATCGTCACCTACAGCAACCGGGCGAAGATGGAGGAATTGGGAGTCCGGCAGGGGACGCTGGCACAGTATGGGGCTGTCAGCGCCCAGACGGCGGTGGAAATGGCCGAGGGCATCCAGCGGGTAGCCGGGACGCGAATCGGTGTGTCCGTGACGGGGGTAGCCGGTCCTGGCGGGGGCTCAGCAGAAAAACCGGTAGGTCTAGTATATGTCTGCGCTGTGTTGGATGAGAGACGCCTCTGCCGGGAGCTGAGGCTGAATGGAGATCGGACGGCCAACCGGACTGCTTCCATGTATCACATGTTTCACATGATTGGAGAATTGATAAAATTAAAGGGTTAG
- a CDS encoding FtsK/SpoIIIE family DNA translocase, whose product MAEEKRKPGRPAGSKNKTAGAGKSTGTRRSSAKKPASVQSPTGSRVKDEIWSAIIVAVGIFFAVAMQTKAAGEVGVAIKNFFLGCFGQVAMLLPYYLIAYGVLLFLKKTAHINRRSAILLLVTFLMISILFSGRYVDQGPLTFAYVDFSGWFKAGIKMANGGVIGMFLAMLVIVAVGTTGLYIFATLVILVCLMLIINTPISQFMENYKLKRQLKREMAEQAAEEEAEVLSEKQKKLEQDLREDLKKTYTPPVNHTKSSEKKKNILAYMKDDLLFSKTAKEKEASDTAEADGPASAESAKSESKISYGLEQAAPVPTGFGLADDAIIIGGISAATAAAQAATKAPATERLFEIPDFHQSKGADSTGPKLNIYQEPDTGVQPFKSGEDKPASGPASGVSALNKTDVEGGQQMQMKLSKQEAASAKLEPAELNLNKGADALANYEFPSIDLLNKNTQNKNDAATANSLKVKAAKLEKTLQDFKVDAKVVQVTQGPAVTRYEIHPNTGVKVSSIVRLSDDIALNLEAKSIRIEAPIPGKAAVGIEVENEKINMVTLREIVDAKEFKESKSKITFAVGKDIAGKAIVADLKTMPHMLIAGSTGSGKSVCINSIIISILYKAKPDEVKFVLIDPKVVELGNYNGIPHMLIPVVTEPSKAAAALNWAVAEMTDRYKKFAEEGVRDLAGFNEAVREKAQPDRVMPQIVIIIDELADLMMAAPSQVEESICRLAQMARAAGMHLIVATQRPSVDIITGVIKANIPSRIAFAVSSQFDSRTILDMAGAEKLVGKGDMLFNPLGSGKPVRVQGNFISDSEVHSVIQHLKSQCTETEYASEVLSTIETASTAEVSDDGDELLAEAIETVVRAEQASVSMLQRRFRIGYNRAARIVDMMEARGIIGPADGSRPRQVLMSLDELLELRTEGAEVMEDTAVPEEIL is encoded by the coding sequence ATGGCAGAGGAAAAAAGAAAACCCGGACGACCTGCCGGGTCTAAAAATAAAACAGCAGGGGCGGGAAAGAGCACAGGCACCAGAAGGAGCAGCGCGAAGAAGCCGGCGTCTGTCCAGAGTCCCACGGGCAGCCGGGTGAAAGATGAGATTTGGTCAGCGATTATTGTCGCTGTAGGTATTTTTTTTGCGGTAGCTATGCAGACGAAAGCCGCAGGAGAAGTGGGGGTAGCCATTAAAAATTTCTTCTTAGGCTGCTTTGGTCAGGTAGCCATGCTGCTGCCTTATTATCTGATTGCTTACGGCGTACTGCTTTTCTTAAAAAAGACCGCTCATATCAACAGACGGTCAGCGATTCTGCTGCTGGTGACTTTCTTGATGATTTCGATCCTCTTCAGCGGAAGATACGTGGATCAGGGGCCTTTAACTTTCGCCTATGTAGACTTTTCAGGCTGGTTTAAGGCAGGCATTAAAATGGCTAACGGCGGTGTCATCGGCATGTTTTTGGCTATGCTGGTCATTGTGGCTGTGGGTACCACGGGGTTATACATCTTCGCTACCCTGGTGATTCTGGTCTGCCTGATGCTGATTATCAATACGCCTATTTCCCAGTTTATGGAGAATTACAAGCTGAAACGCCAGTTAAAACGGGAGATGGCAGAGCAAGCTGCGGAGGAAGAGGCCGAGGTTCTATCTGAAAAACAGAAGAAATTGGAGCAAGACTTGCGGGAGGATTTGAAAAAGACTTATACGCCTCCTGTCAACCACACTAAATCCAGCGAAAAAAAGAAAAATATTCTGGCCTATATGAAAGATGATTTATTGTTCAGTAAGACTGCAAAAGAAAAAGAGGCATCGGATACCGCGGAAGCAGATGGACCAGCCTCCGCAGAATCAGCCAAATCAGAGAGTAAAATCAGTTACGGACTGGAGCAGGCGGCCCCGGTACCTACCGGCTTCGGACTGGCCGATGACGCCATCATTATCGGAGGAATCAGTGCAGCGACAGCCGCCGCTCAGGCGGCCACAAAGGCTCCTGCTACTGAACGCCTCTTTGAAATACCCGATTTTCATCAGTCTAAAGGAGCTGACAGCACTGGTCCAAAATTGAATATCTATCAGGAACCAGATACGGGTGTTCAGCCCTTTAAATCCGGAGAGGACAAGCCTGCTTCTGGGCCAGCCTCTGGGGTCAGTGCACTCAACAAGACGGACGTAGAAGGCGGCCAACAGATGCAGATGAAGCTGTCCAAGCAGGAAGCGGCCAGCGCCAAGCTGGAGCCTGCCGAGCTGAATTTGAACAAGGGAGCAGATGCCCTCGCCAACTACGAGTTTCCTTCCATCGATCTGCTGAACAAAAATACGCAAAATAAAAATGACGCAGCCACAGCCAATAGCTTGAAAGTCAAGGCTGCTAAACTGGAAAAGACCTTGCAGGACTTCAAGGTGGATGCCAAGGTGGTTCAGGTGACCCAAGGTCCGGCGGTAACCCGCTACGAGATTCACCCTAATACCGGGGTCAAGGTCAGCAGCATCGTCCGTCTGTCCGACGATATCGCCCTCAATCTGGAGGCCAAGAGCATCCGTATTGAAGCCCCTATACCGGGAAAAGCGGCGGTGGGTATCGAGGTGGAAAATGAAAAGATTAATATGGTTACCCTGCGGGAAATCGTGGATGCTAAAGAATTTAAAGAATCTAAATCCAAGATTACTTTTGCGGTGGGCAAGGATATCGCTGGTAAGGCTATTGTGGCAGATTTAAAGACCATGCCCCACATGCTCATAGCCGGTTCTACCGGATCGGGAAAGAGCGTGTGCATCAACAGCATTATTATCAGTATTCTTTACAAGGCTAAGCCTGACGAAGTAAAATTTGTGCTCATCGACCCGAAGGTGGTAGAACTGGGCAATTACAATGGCATTCCCCACATGCTCATACCGGTAGTTACGGAGCCGAGCAAGGCGGCAGCGGCCTTGAACTGGGCCGTGGCGGAGATGACCGACCGCTATAAGAAGTTTGCGGAGGAAGGGGTGCGAGATTTGGCTGGCTTCAATGAGGCGGTCAGAGAAAAGGCACAACCGGATCGAGTGATGCCGCAGATTGTCATTATCATCGACGAGCTGGCCGATCTGATGATGGCAGCACCTTCTCAAGTAGAAGAATCCATATGCCGGCTGGCCCAGATGGCCAGAGCTGCGGGAATGCACTTGATTGTAGCCACCCAGAGGCCGTCAGTGGATATCATCACTGGCGTCATTAAAGCCAATATTCCTTCCCGAATTGCTTTCGCTGTATCTTCTCAGTTTGACTCTCGAACTATTTTGGACATGGCGGGAGCCGAAAAGCTGGTAGGGAAAGGGGATATGCTCTTCAACCCATTGGGTTCCGGAAAGCCGGTGCGGGTTCAGGGCAACTTTATCTCCGACAGCGAGGTACATAGTGTCATCCAGCACCTAAAGAGCCAGTGTACGGAGACGGAATATGCCAGCGAGGTGCTTTCCACCATTGAGACGGCCAGCACTGCTGAAGTATCGGATGATGGAGATGAACTGCTGGCAGAAGCCATCGAAACGGTGGTACGGGCTGAGCAGGCTTCCGTATCCATGCTCCAGAGGCGGTTCCGCATCGGTTACAACCGAGCAGCCCGCATTGTGGATATGATGGAAGCTCGGGGGATCATCGGCCCGGCGGATGGCAGCAGGCCCCGGCAGGTACTGATGAGTCTGGATGAGCTGCTGGAGCTGCGCACAGAAGGGGCCGAGGTAATGGAAGACACCGCGGTACCGGAAGAAATTTTATAA
- the recA gene encoding recombinase RecA, with the protein MASNAKKEVNINLNKNEKEEALKEALAQIQKQFGKGAIMKLGDDSARLNIEAISTGSASLDMATGIGGIPRGRIVEIYGPESSGKTTLTLHIIAEAQKAGGKAAFIDAEHALDPEYAKNLGVDVDELLVSQPDTGEQGLEICELLVRSGALDVVVVDSVAALVPKTEIQGEMGDSHVGLQARLMSQALRKLTGSINKSNTSVVFINQLREKIGVMFGSPETTTGGRALKFYSTMRLDVRKIESIKSGDEVLGNRTRVKIVKNKVAPPFKQAEFDIMYGAGISREGDVLDCAVDAKIIEKAGSWYSFEGNRIGQGRENVKQYLGDNPEILVKVEELLKESLKAKKEEPAEEKEDAKSKGGRKKASAGKDSEKEAMADEQAALEADLNELMVDEDGVVLEP; encoded by the coding sequence ATGGCATCTAATGCGAAAAAGGAAGTTAATATAAATTTAAATAAGAACGAAAAAGAGGAGGCCTTGAAAGAGGCTCTGGCACAAATTCAGAAGCAGTTTGGCAAGGGAGCTATCATGAAGCTGGGAGATGATTCGGCTAGATTGAATATCGAAGCCATCTCTACGGGATCGGCCAGCTTGGATATGGCCACTGGTATCGGCGGCATTCCTAGGGGCCGTATCGTTGAAATTTACGGACCAGAATCCTCTGGTAAGACGACCTTGACTCTGCACATCATTGCAGAAGCGCAGAAGGCTGGCGGTAAGGCGGCCTTTATCGATGCGGAGCATGCCTTAGATCCCGAATACGCGAAAAATCTGGGGGTAGATGTGGACGAACTGCTTGTCTCTCAGCCAGATACGGGTGAACAGGGGCTGGAAATCTGCGAGCTGCTGGTTCGCAGCGGCGCATTAGATGTAGTAGTAGTGGACTCGGTAGCCGCTTTGGTGCCGAAGACGGAAATTCAGGGGGAGATGGGCGACAGCCATGTGGGACTGCAAGCTCGACTCATGTCACAGGCCTTGAGAAAGCTCACAGGTAGTATCAATAAATCCAACACCTCGGTGGTTTTTATCAACCAGCTTCGTGAAAAAATTGGGGTTATGTTTGGCAGTCCGGAGACCACTACAGGAGGTCGAGCCTTGAAGTTTTATTCCACCATGCGTCTGGATGTGCGGAAAATTGAAAGCATTAAATCCGGAGACGAGGTTTTGGGCAACCGAACTCGGGTGAAGATTGTCAAGAATAAGGTGGCGCCACCTTTCAAACAGGCGGAGTTCGATATCATGTATGGAGCCGGTATCTCCAGAGAAGGAGATGTACTGGATTGTGCCGTAGATGCTAAAATCATCGAAAAGGCAGGTTCCTGGTACAGCTTTGAAGGAAACCGCATCGGTCAGGGACGGGAAAATGTCAAGCAGTACCTGGGCGACAACCCAGAGATTCTGGTGAAAGTGGAAGAGCTGTTGAAAGAAAGTCTAAAGGCGAAGAAAGAAGAGCCGGCGGAAGAGAAAGAAGATGCCAAGAGCAAAGGAGGCAGAAAGAAAGCTTCTGCTGGCAAGGATTCAGAAAAAGAGGCCATGGCGGATGAACAAGCAGCGCTGGAAGCAGATTTAAACGAGCTTATGGTGGATGAAGATGGCGTGGTGCTGGAGCCTTAA
- the dapA gene encoding 4-hydroxy-tetrahydrodipicolinate synthase encodes MTLFTGAATALVTPFKEGKVDFHSLGKLIDWQIDQGIDALVSCGTTGEASTLTDEEHVEVVRFTVKQTGGRVPVLGGAGSNNTSHAIWMSQQLEEAGADGLLLVTPYYNKCTQQGLVRHYKAIADSVHIPCILYSVPSRTGVNITPKTVAELCTHPNIVGIKEASGNLSQVVDMAKYISPDFALYSGNDDMIVPLLAMGSTGAISTMGNVIPKDTHRMVHAYLQGHIQEAREMQIRMKPLIDALFLEVNPIPIKAALNMLGLIEREYRMPLCEPENKTLYQLSSELKSYGLLNTSI; translated from the coding sequence ATGACACTTTTCACAGGCGCAGCCACAGCGCTTGTCACCCCCTTCAAAGAAGGAAAGGTGGATTTTCATTCATTAGGCAAGCTGATCGACTGGCAAATCGATCAGGGAATTGATGCTTTGGTCAGCTGCGGCACCACCGGCGAAGCCTCCACCCTGACAGATGAAGAGCACGTGGAGGTTGTCCGCTTTACCGTAAAACAGACTGGAGGCCGTGTGCCCGTTCTGGGAGGAGCCGGCAGTAATAACACCAGCCATGCCATCTGGATGTCTCAGCAGCTGGAAGAAGCTGGAGCAGACGGTCTGTTATTGGTAACCCCATACTATAACAAGTGTACCCAACAGGGTCTGGTCCGCCATTACAAGGCCATCGCCGATTCGGTGCACATTCCCTGTATCCTGTACTCCGTGCCCAGCCGTACCGGTGTCAACATTACGCCGAAGACTGTGGCTGAACTCTGCACCCATCCCAACATTGTCGGCATCAAAGAAGCCAGCGGGAACCTGTCTCAGGTAGTGGACATGGCCAAATACATCTCGCCGGACTTCGCTCTCTATTCTGGCAATGATGACATGATTGTCCCTCTTCTGGCTATGGGCAGTACAGGGGCCATATCGACAATGGGCAACGTCATCCCCAAGGACACCCATCGGATGGTTCATGCCTATCTTCAAGGCCATATTCAGGAGGCCAGGGAAATGCAAATCCGCATGAAACCTCTAATCGATGCTCTCTTTCTAGAGGTCAATCCAATTCCGATTAAAGCGGCGTTAAACATGCTTGGCCTTATTGAGCGGGAATATCGCATGCCGCTCTGTGAGCCAGAAAATAAAACGCTGTACCAGCTTTCCAGCGAGCTGAAAAGCTACGGACTTCTAAACACCAGCATCTAA
- the asd gene encoding aspartate-semialdehyde dehydrogenase → MEKKLKVGILGGTGMVGQRFISLLEQHPWFEVTTIAASPRSAGQTYEAAVGPRWKMDTPIPESVKQMVVMDVNEVEKVAATVDFVFSAVDMAKEEIKRIEEAYAKTETPVVSNNSAHRWTPDVPMVIPEINPEHYEVIHHQKQRLGTSRGFIAVKPNCSVQSYVPALTAWMEFEPYEVVATTYQAISGAGKNFQDWPEMVENVIPYIGGEEEKSEQEPLRIWGHIKDGVIEKAAGPVITCQCIRVPVLDGHTAAAFVKFKKKVTKEQLIEKLRSYRGFPQEAALPSAPKQFIQYMEEENRPQVRADVDYEKGMGISIGRVREDHVYDFKFVGLSHNTVRGAAGGSVLSAEALVAKGYIKAKE, encoded by the coding sequence ATGGAAAAGAAGTTAAAAGTAGGCATTCTAGGCGGAACCGGCATGGTTGGACAGCGTTTTATTTCTCTGTTGGAGCAGCATCCCTGGTTCGAGGTGACTACCATAGCCGCCAGCCCAAGGAGCGCGGGACAGACTTATGAAGCAGCGGTAGGGCCACGGTGGAAGATGGATACGCCTATACCCGAATCGGTGAAGCAGATGGTGGTCATGGATGTCAATGAGGTAGAAAAGGTGGCTGCTACGGTAGATTTTGTGTTCAGTGCTGTAGACATGGCAAAAGAGGAGATTAAACGCATCGAGGAGGCTTACGCCAAGACAGAGACCCCAGTGGTATCCAACAACAGTGCGCACCGGTGGACCCCAGATGTGCCTATGGTGATTCCAGAAATTAATCCAGAGCACTATGAGGTGATTCATCATCAGAAGCAAAGGCTGGGCACTTCCAGAGGTTTTATTGCTGTAAAGCCCAACTGCTCTGTTCAAAGCTATGTGCCTGCACTGACGGCTTGGATGGAATTTGAACCATATGAAGTGGTGGCTACGACGTATCAGGCCATATCAGGGGCCGGAAAGAACTTTCAAGATTGGCCGGAAATGGTGGAGAATGTGATTCCTTATATCGGCGGAGAGGAAGAGAAAAGCGAGCAGGAACCGCTGCGGATTTGGGGCCATATCAAGGACGGTGTCATCGAAAAGGCGGCTGGACCGGTTATCACCTGTCAGTGCATTCGGGTGCCAGTGTTGGATGGTCACACGGCTGCGGCTTTTGTGAAGTTTAAAAAGAAGGTGACCAAAGAACAACTGATTGAAAAGCTGCGAAGCTACCGGGGCTTTCCTCAGGAGGCGGCATTGCCAAGCGCACCGAAACAGTTTATTCAGTATATGGAGGAGGAAAATCGGCCTCAGGTTCGGGCAGATGTGGACTACGAAAAGGGCATGGGCATCTCCATTGGCCGCGTTCGGGAGGATCACGTCTACGACTTTAAATTTGTAGGCCTGTCTCACAATACGGTCCGGGGAGCGGCAGGCGGCTCGGTGCTGTCGGCAGAAGCATTGGTGGCCAAGGGCTACATCAAGGCAAAAGAATAA
- the rplU gene encoding 50S ribosomal protein L21, which produces MYAVIETGGKQYRVQEGDVITVEKLDIAAGEKITFDKVLLLSDGETIKVGAPYVESCNVAGTVVEHGKGQKVIIFKYKSKKDYRKKQGHRQPYTMIKIEKVSARKARKTKAAAEAEEAVAE; this is translated from the coding sequence ATGTACGCAGTAATTGAAACAGGCGGAAAGCAGTACAGAGTCCAGGAAGGCGATGTAATCACTGTAGAAAAGCTGGATATCGCAGCTGGTGAAAAGATCACTTTCGATAAGGTACTCTTATTAAGTGACGGGGAGACCATTAAGGTGGGCGCTCCTTACGTAGAAAGCTGCAACGTAGCAGGAACTGTAGTGGAACACGGCAAAGGACAGAAGGTCATCATCTTCAAGTACAAGTCCAAAAAAGACTACAGAAAGAAGCAGGGACATAGACAGCCTTATACGATGATCAAGATTGAAAAGGTTTCTGCTAGAAAAGCTAGAAAGACCAAGGCAGCAGCGGAAGCTGAAGAAGCAGTAGCAGAATAA
- the rimO gene encoding 30S ribosomal protein S12 methylthiotransferase RimO: MNNKNEKQKKYNIYLCTLGCAKNVSDSDMAAGLLEERGHHIVHHPMDSDVIMVNTCGFINDAKKESIDKILEMAGLKDEGEKKRLLIVSGCLSKRYGADLFEEMPEVDIFIGVNEYHRLPDILEAHQAKRELHIEDCAPDFMELSSRKLADNPYTATVKIAEGCNNVCAYCVIPHIRGHFRSRREEDILQEAEMLAQRGCKELILIAQDVTAYGVDLYGEFRLAALVKKLCRIDGLQWIRLMYCYEDRITDELIEVMASEEKVCHYLDIPIQHSSDVILERMNRRSTHQSIVSKLEKLRKAIPDIHIRTTLITGFPGETKAEFDELYDFVQEMKFERLGVFAYSKEEGTPAADMDGQVRRDVKEKRRDSIMRLQVELSLECNQKKIGQVLPVLVEEQDEDGTYIGRTPYDAPEIDNSVLFTSQRELKPGDLVQVRIEDAFDYDIVGVEV; this comes from the coding sequence ATGAATAATAAAAATGAGAAGCAAAAAAAATATAACATTTATCTATGTACGCTGGGTTGTGCTAAAAATGTCAGCGATTCTGATATGGCGGCAGGTCTGCTGGAGGAGCGAGGTCATCACATTGTCCATCATCCCATGGACAGCGATGTAATCATGGTCAATACCTGTGGGTTTATTAACGACGCCAAGAAAGAATCTATTGACAAGATTTTGGAAATGGCTGGTTTGAAGGATGAAGGAGAGAAGAAGCGGTTGCTTATCGTTTCGGGCTGCTTGTCTAAGCGGTATGGGGCTGATCTCTTTGAGGAAATGCCAGAGGTAGACATTTTTATCGGGGTTAATGAATACCATCGGCTGCCGGACATTCTGGAAGCCCATCAAGCCAAGCGGGAACTTCACATAGAGGACTGCGCTCCGGACTTCATGGAGCTGAGCAGCAGAAAGCTGGCGGACAACCCCTATACGGCTACCGTTAAAATTGCAGAAGGCTGCAACAATGTCTGTGCCTATTGCGTTATCCCTCACATCCGTGGTCATTTCCGCAGCCGCAGGGAGGAGGATATCCTCCAGGAGGCAGAAATGCTGGCCCAGAGAGGCTGCAAGGAACTGATTTTAATTGCACAGGATGTGACGGCTTACGGAGTAGATTTGTACGGAGAATTTCGCTTGGCGGCTCTGGTAAAGAAGCTTTGCCGGATTGACGGGCTCCAGTGGATTCGCCTGATGTATTGTTATGAGGACCGGATTACGGATGAACTGATTGAAGTCATGGCCAGCGAAGAAAAGGTCTGCCATTACTTGGATATTCCCATCCAGCACAGCAGTGATGTCATCCTAGAACGTATGAACAGACGTTCTACACACCAGAGCATTGTCAGCAAACTGGAAAAGCTGCGAAAGGCCATACCGGACATTCACATCCGCACCACCTTAATTACTGGTTTTCCTGGGGAGACCAAGGCTGAATTTGACGAGCTGTATGATTTCGTTCAGGAGATGAAGTTTGAGCGGTTGGGCGTATTCGCCTATTCGAAAGAAGAAGGAACTCCGGCGGCAGACATGGATGGACAAGTACGCCGAGATGTGAAAGAGAAGCGCAGGGATTCCATCATGCGGCTTCAAGTGGAGCTTTCCCTGGAATGTAATCAGAAAAAAATCGGACAGGTGCTGCCGGTGCTGGTGGAGGAGCAGGATGAAGACGGGACCTACATAGGCAGAACTCCTTATGATGCGCCGGAGATTGATAATTCTGTGCTCTTCACTTCCCAACGGGAGTTGAAGCCGGGGGACTTGGTACAAGTTCGCATAGAAGACGCCTTTGATTACGATATAGTGGGAGTGGAGGTATAG
- the pgsA gene encoding CDP-diacylglycerol--glycerol-3-phosphate 3-phosphatidyltransferase, translating to MNLPNQLTVGRIIAVPFFVGLYMLGYDLIAFVIFIGASLTDLLDGQIARKYNLVTNFGKIMDPLADKILVYSAFCLMVDNGLVPGWMLIVILAREFAIAGMRTVAASEGLVIAAGMSGKIKTVLQMIAVPLLLLVNIPQLGAALPIIQLLAQGFLWASLIMTAYSGVEYIAKNKSVFSM from the coding sequence ATGAATTTACCAAATCAATTAACTGTAGGACGGATTATTGCGGTGCCTTTTTTCGTGGGACTTTACATGCTGGGTTACGACTTAATTGCCTTTGTCATTTTTATTGGGGCGTCCTTAACGGATTTGCTGGATGGGCAGATTGCCAGGAAATACAACTTGGTGACCAATTTCGGCAAGATTATGGATCCCCTGGCGGATAAAATCCTAGTGTATTCAGCTTTTTGCCTCATGGTAGACAATGGCTTGGTGCCGGGGTGGATGCTGATTGTAATTCTGGCCAGAGAATTTGCTATTGCTGGTATGCGGACGGTAGCTGCTTCGGAAGGTTTAGTTATTGCGGCAGGCATGAGCGGAAAGATTAAAACCGTGCTGCAAATGATTGCTGTTCCGTTGCTGCTGCTAGTGAATATTCCTCAGCTGGGAGCGGCACTGCCTATCATTCAGCTGCTGGCACAGGGCTTCCTGTGGGCTTCTCTGATCATGACAGCTTATTCCGGCGTGGAATACATCGCGAAGAACAAGTCGGTCTTTTCTATGTAA
- the cooS gene encoding anaerobic carbon-monoxide dehydrogenase catalytic subunit has protein sequence MSETISKKMAERVSIHDSVEEMLIRIKEDGLSSVFSRWDPQDKIRCNFCLQGVSCQLCTQGPCRISEKAGADKGVCGIGPDAMAMRNLLMQNIMGAATYAHHAYEAFRTLKATGEGKTSFIIADENKLKWMCEKVSINPNQDSSALAIQLAEFLDKEMKITPDQKSVMVEVFAPQKRKPIWENLHIYPSGVEHEVELSIASCLTNVDGDYVSLAKKALRLGLSTIYTAQIGLEMVQDILFGTPMPHEVDVDLGIMDPDYVNIAFNGHQPWVGVAALQKAKMPAYQELAKKAGAKGIHIVGSIETGQELLQRFEVDDVFVGLMGDWLSIEPFLATGTVDALVMEENCSPPAIDQYAEKYQVALISVSTIIGVPGTAHTMPYYPEKVAQMAEDCIHIAIENFKKRHKQIKPLVPKYKTKAIAGFSTEAVLGAINNDLDILVDVIAKGQIKGIVALASCSTLRNGPQDWNTVNITKELIKGDILVVAGGCGNHALEVAGLCNLDAIELAGEGLQSVCRALNIPPVLSFGTCTDTGRISMLVTALADHLKVDIPDLPIAVTAPEWMEQKATIDGIFALAYGAYTHLSPTPFVTGAPNLVKLVTEDVESLTGGKIALGDDPIQAAKDIKAHILKKRQQMGLK, from the coding sequence ATGTCAGAAACAATTTCTAAAAAAATGGCAGAACGAGTCAGTATTCACGATTCCGTAGAAGAAATGCTGATTCGAATTAAGGAAGACGGCCTTTCCAGCGTATTTTCCAGATGGGACCCACAGGATAAAATACGCTGCAATTTTTGTCTTCAAGGGGTCAGCTGTCAGCTGTGTACCCAGGGACCTTGCCGAATCAGTGAAAAAGCGGGAGCGGATAAAGGAGTCTGTGGTATCGGCCCAGATGCCATGGCTATGAGAAACCTTCTCATGCAAAACATCATGGGTGCAGCCACCTATGCTCATCACGCCTATGAAGCCTTCCGAACACTCAAGGCTACTGGTGAAGGAAAAACGTCATTTATTATTGCTGATGAAAACAAGCTAAAGTGGATGTGTGAAAAAGTCTCCATCAATCCCAATCAGGACAGCTCAGCTCTCGCCATTCAATTGGCTGAATTTCTTGATAAAGAAATGAAAATCACACCAGATCAAAAAAGTGTCATGGTTGAAGTTTTCGCACCCCAAAAGAGAAAACCTATTTGGGAAAATCTACACATTTATCCTTCCGGAGTCGAACATGAGGTAGAGCTTTCCATTGCCAGCTGCCTGACAAACGTAGATGGGGACTATGTTTCTCTGGCTAAAAAGGCTCTGCGGTTAGGCCTTTCCACCATTTATACAGCCCAAATCGGACTGGAAATGGTGCAGGATATCTTGTTTGGCACCCCCATGCCTCATGAAGTGGATGTGGACTTGGGCATTATGGATCCAGATTATGTAAACATTGCCTTTAACGGTCATCAACCTTGGGTAGGCGTCGCCGCATTACAGAAAGCGAAAATGCCAGCCTACCAAGAACTGGCTAAAAAAGCTGGAGCCAAAGGCATCCATATTGTCGGCTCCATCGAAACCGGACAGGAATTGCTGCAACGGTTTGAAGTAGATGATGTGTTTGTGGGTTTGATGGGTGACTGGTTATCCATCGAACCATTCTTGGCAACGGGAACCGTCGATGCACTAGTGATGGAAGAGAACTGCTCTCCGCCAGCAATTGATCAGTATGCAGAAAAATATCAGGTAGCGCTGATCAGTGTCAGCACCATAATCGGCGTACCAGGTACAGCTCATACCATGCCTTACTATCCTGAGAAAGTAGCTCAAATGGCCGAGGATTGTATTCATATAGCCATTGAAAATTTCAAAAAGAGACACAAGCAAATTAAACCATTAGTGCCGAAGTATAAAACAAAAGCCATTGCTGGCTTTTCCACAGAAGCCGTATTGGGTGCCATCAACAATGATTTAGATATCCTTGTTGATGTTATCGCCAAAGGACAGATTAAAGGAATTGTCGCCCTAGCCAGCTGTTCAACCTTGAGAAATGGCCCCCAGGATTGGAATACCGTAAATATAACCAAAGAGTTGATAAAAGGCGATATATTAGTGGTAGCGGGAGGCTGCGGAAATCATGCCCTTGAGGTAGCAGGCCTATGTAATTTAGATGCGATTGAATTGGCGGGAGAAGGCTTGCAGTCTGTATGCAGAGCATTAAACATTCCTCCGGTATTGAGTTTCGGCACCTGTACGGATACTGGTCGAATATCCATGTTGGTTACAGCTCTTGCCGATCACTTAAAGGTAGATATTCCTGATTTGCCAATCGCTGTCACCGCCCCCGAATGGATGGAGCAAAAAGCCACAATTGACGGCATATTTGCCCTGGCTTACGGGGCCTATACCCATCTCTCCCCAACACCTTTTGTGACGGGAGCACCGAACCTTGTCAAACTGGTTACCGAAGATGTAGAAAGCCTGACCGGCGGGAAAATTGCCCTGGGAGATGATCCAATCCAAGCGGCAAAAGATATTAAAGCTCATATTTTGAAAAAGAGACAGCAAATGGGATTGAAATAA